In the genome of Arthrobacter sp. PAMC25284, the window GTCAGCTGGCTCGTATCCGTGACGCCGAAGACCTTTTGCAGCTGCTCCGGCTTGATCGCATTGCAGTGGAAGTGGCGGTATTCCTGCGGGCTGGTGCCCTCCTCGTCGAGTTCGTCCGCGATCATCTCGCGGACCTGGTCGACGAGTTCGGGCAGGAAACGGAGCCGGTAGTCAACCTTGTGCAGGGCCGCCTCATCGAAGTGGTCATGGGCGTCCACGTTCAGGTCAAGCTCCAGGAGTTGCCCCGCCAATTCGTGTTTGGCGGAGAAATTATGGTCTCTCCCGTGGTTGAGCTCAATCTGTCCGAAGTGCTGGCTGGCTACCTTGCTCATACTTTCAACATAGCCCTGAATACGGCTCCGTTCCAGCATTCGCACAGCCTTTTTAGCGCAGGATTACCAGCGCGAGGGTTCCTTGTCGCCCCGGTCCGGGATGTCCTTGACATCGTGGGACGCGGACGGATCATGATCCACCACGTTGTCAACGTCCGAGATCAGGACACCGTCAGGCTCGGCGTTCTCGACCTGCAGTGCATGCTCCGAGGCGTGCCGCAGTTCCGGTTCCGCCGCCATGAGGGTATCCACCGCGGCGGTCGACGGTTCGGGGCTCGGCAGGATCTCCTCAGGCACGGCGGCTCCGGTGGGTGCATTGCGGCGGCGCAGCATCTGCATCCAGCGCGGGCTGCTGCCCAGGATGCCGTGCTCGGCGAGCTCCTCAACCTCCAGGCCGTAGAAGTCACCGATGTGGTCCACAAGTTGCGCACGGCGTGCACGATCGTAGGCCCGGCGTTCCCGGCTGAAAGCGATGTAGGTGGACCAGCAGATCAGCAGCATCACCACACTGAACGGCAGGGCAATGATGATCGCCGCCGTCTGCAGAGCGGTCAGCCCGCCGGAGATCAGCAGCGCGATGGCCAGAACCGCGGTGATGAGGACAAAGAAGGTACGGATGCGCTTCTTCGGATTGACCTGCCCGCCGGTGGCGATCATGCCCATCACGAGCGCGCCGGAGTCCGAGGACGTGATGAAGAAAATGGCGATCAGCAGGATAACGCCGACCGTCAGGACCGGGGTGCCCGGAACATAAGCGAGCATGCTGAACAGGGCGCTGGACGCACTCACGCTGCCGTCGGCACCGATCAGGGTTCCGCTGCCGGACAACTCCACGGCAAGGGCCGTGCCGCCGAGGACACTGAACCAGAGCATGCCGATGACGGTCGGCACCAGGATGACGCCGGCCACGAACTGCCGGACGGTCCGGCCCCGCGAGATACGCGCGATGAAGATACCAACGAAGGGGGCCCACGAGATCCACCAGCCCCAGTAGAAGGAGGTCCAGGAGGCCTGCCAGGAGGCGCCGGCTTCGCCGGAGAAGGCGTTGACGTTGAAAGACAGTGCCGCGAAGTTCTGGACGTAGGCGCCGATCGACTGCACGAATTCGCGCAGAAGGAACGTCGACGGACCGAAGAGCAGCAGGTAGACGACCAGCAGGCCAGCCAGCACGAGGTTAATGCTGGAGAGCCACTTCATGCCCTTGGTGAGTCCGGAGAGGACGGAGAGCAGGACAAAGAAGGAAATGATGATGATAATAACGATTTCCGACCCGCGGGTCGCCGGCATCAGGTTGATGCTCTCAAGCCCGGCGCTGATCTGCAGCACCCCGAGGCCCAGCGAGGTCGCCACACCGAAGAGGGTGCCGACCAGTGCGACGACGTCAATGACGTTGCCCCATGCGCCCTGGACTCGTTTGCCCAGGAGCGGCTCGAGGGCCCCAGCGGATCGAGACCGGCCGCTTGCGTCGATGGATGGCGTAGGCCAGGGCGAGGCCAATCACCACATAGATGGACCAGGCATGCACGCCCCAGTGCAGGAAGGTCTGGCTGAGGGCCTGCTGCGCAAGCTCGGATGGCGTCCCGGTCACGCCGGGGCGCGGATTCGCGAAGTGGCTCAGCGGCTCGGTGACACCGTAGAACACCAGACCGATTCCCATGCCGGCGGCGAACAACAGTGCGAACCACGCCATCAGCGAGAATTCGGGTTCGTCGTCGTCGTGCCCGAGCTTGATGTCACCGAAGCGGCTGAAGCCCAGGAACAGGCTGAAGGCTACGAAGAAGCTCGTGATGAGGACGTAGTACCAGTTGAACGTGTTGACGATGTTCGCCTGAATGGCACCGAACATCGCCTCTGCGGCTGTGGGGGCGAGCAGTGCAAATGACGCGAAAACCGTCACCAGCACTGCGGCAGGCCAAAAGACCCAGCGCTCGACTATTCGTGGTTTTGTTATTTCAGACATCCTTCTAGGCTACCGCTCGGTGCTTTAAAGGCTTGTATACAGATTTCACTGCTAATGTGCTCGCCCTGCGATTCGCAGGGCACCGGCAACACACGGCCTCCTACGTATGCTGGCGGGGCCGCAGCACGGGTTTGGCCGCGGTGCCGGCCGCGGATCCGGGGTGAAGCGGCGTCGAATCTGAACGGACGGGCGTGTGATTTGTCACGGCGGGTGCCGCCGGCCCGAACACTGACAGCCGTCAGCGTTGGCCCAGCCCAGCGGACACTTTTTCCCAGGGACAGGGCCGGGGCTGGGGCTGCTAGCCTGCTTCCTCGCCGTCCCATTCGACCTCGACCCACCGTTGGCCTTCGTCGTCGAAGGACTCCGAGTGGCCCAGCAGCGCGATGTCGTCGAAGCTGGCCTCGATGCCATTGCGCTGCAAGGTCTCCACCAGTTCCTCGGTGGCCTCGCGGACTGCGGCGTTCAGTTCTTCGGGTTTATTCGAGGGGACGGGACGCGATGCTGAATACGGTGCGCTGCTCATGGACCCCATCTTCATCGATTCGGGCCCGGAGCGGAACCCCTTGCCTCAGCCCGCCGGGTGTTTCATGGTGTCGGCCAGCAGGTCCACGAAGAGCCGGACGCGGGCGGTCTGCTTTTCATTGATCAGCAGGGCAAAGACGTTGCGGGCCAGCCGGATCTCCGGGACATCCAACACCACCACCCCTGCGGGACGGTGCCGCAGGGCGAGCTCGGGAACCAGGGCTGCACCCAGTCCGGCCGCCGCCATTTCGAGGCTGGCATGGAAGTCGTCGCTGTAGGCCACCACCCGGGGATGCAGGTTGCAGCTGGCGAACAGGCGCTCAATCACGGTGGCGTCGGACGTGCCCGGGTGGTGGACGATCCAGGGCATATCGGAGAGGTGGTCCGCGGCCACCCTGGAATCGGTGCCGATGCCCCAGGCCGCCGGCAACACGACCCGGAAGTCGTCATCGGCGATCCACTGGCGGTCCAGCGTGTGCGGCCAGGCGAGACCCGATTGGCCCACCTGGTAGACCAGGGCGACGTCAATTTCGCCGCCGGTCCGCAGGCCCTGGATGGTCTGGGCGGGCTCCGCCACGGACACCCGCAGGTCGATCCCGAGTTTCTTCCAGGCCGGGTTCTGCAGGAGCTGCGGCAGAACGTACGTCGCCAGGCTGGGGAAGATGCCCAGCCGGAGTTCCTGGCTGGTGCCCTCCTGCGTGCGGGAGGCCGCGGCCAGGAGCGCTTCGATGTCGGTCAGCACCTTGGTGGCGTGCCGGGTCATCACGACGGCGGCTTCCGTCGGATGGATGCTGCGGGCCGAACGCTCGAACAGGACGACGCCGGCGTCACGCTCCAGGGCGGACATCTGCTGGGAGACGGCCGACGCCGTATAGCCCAGCCGGGTGGCGGCGGCCGTGAACGAACCGACCCGGAGCACCTCAACGAGGGTTCGCAGGTGGACGGGATTGATCAAGGCGTTCCCTTCGAAGAGTGGCATTGGAGCCGCACCGCCGGATGGCGGCCGAAAACCCGCTTCATTCTGGCATAGTGTGCCGCCAGAGCAGTCCCATGGTGGCGGGTCGGAAATAAAACTCATCCGAAGACGCCGCGGTTTCGAATAGCACAGTAGAGAATGAACCAGGACGAGGCAGCAGGAGCAGAACAGTGTCGCAAGCAGCAGGGATTCCGGCGGGACGGCGGATAGCCGTCATCGGCAGTGGCGTCGCGGGGCTGACCGCAGCCTACGTGCTGAACGGTCAGGACCGCGTGACCCTCTTCGAGGCGGACTCCCGGCTGGGCGGCCACGCCCACACCCATGACGTGCCCCAGGCGGACGGCTCGACCCTCGCCGTGGACACCGGCTTCATTGTCCACAACGAGCGGACCTATCCCACTCTGCTGCGGCTCTTCGCAGAACTGGGCGTCGAAACCCAGGACTCGGAAATGAGCATGTCCGTCCGCTGCGACGGCTGCGGCCTTGAATACGCCGGAGCCCGGGGAGGTGCCCGCGGTATCATTCCCCGGCCATCGGCCCTGCTGCGCGGCCGCTACCTGCTGATGCTGCTGGAAGTCACCCGTTTCCACCGCCGGGCGCGTTCGTTGATCGACGCAGCGGAAAAGCCGGCGCCGACCGGAGAGGCCGACCTGACCCTCGGGGAGTTCCTGGCCCGGGAGAAGTTCAGCAGCTACTTCATCTCCCACTTCATGACGCCGGTGGTGAGCGCCGTGTGGTCCTGCGACCCCACGACTGCCCTGGCCTACCCGGGCCCGGTACCTCTTCACGTTCCTCGGCCACCACGGCCTGCTCGGGGTCAAGGGATCTCCCCAGTGGCGGACCGTGACTGGTGGTTCACGCAGTTACGTTGACAAACTCGCCGCGACCCTGCCGGATGTCCGGCTCTCCAGCCCCGTCACCGGCGTAGTCCGCGGCGCTGACAGTGTGAACGTCACCACCGTGCACGGCACCGAAACCTTCGACGCCGTGGTGATCGCCACCCACCCGGAACAGGCCCTGCACATGCTCTCCGACGCCTCGGCCGCAGAGCAGGAGGCCTTGGCAGGCATGCCGTATTCCGTCAATCAGACCCTTTTCCACCGGGACGAAGCAGTCCTGCCCGCGGCCGCCAACGCCCAGGCTTCCTGGAATTACCGTTTGCCGTCCTGCGATGCACGTCCTGACCGGGTCCTGGTCAGCTACGACATGACCCGCCTGCAACGGCTCGAACCCGCCGGCGGCGGACGCTACATCGTCAGCCTCGGCGAGTCCGAGCTCATCGGCGAGGACTCCGTACTGGACCGGATGGTCTACGAGCACCCGCAGTACACGCCGGAGTCCCTCCGGGCCCAGGAACAGATTTTGGCCCTCGGCGACGGCCGCCTGGCGTTCGCCGGCGCGTATCACGGCTGGGGCTTCCATGAGGACGGCGCCTTGTCCGGCGTCAAGGCAGCGGCCAGGCTGGGCCGCACCTGGGATCGGCTTCCCGCCAATACCGGCGCCGTCCAGGTTGATCCTGACTTGGTTCCCGTCCCCGCGGAGGGCCTGTGACCACGCCGGCAGCGATCTACCGGACCTCCATCGCCCACGTCCGGCACACCCCGCTGAAAAACGCGTTCACCTACAGCAACTACAGCTGGTACGTGGACATAGACCACCTCCCGAAGCTGCCGCGCCTGCTGGCTCCGCTGGCCGGGATCCACGCCGCCGACCACCTGGGTGACCCGCACGGCACGCTCCGCGGCAACGTGGAGACGTTCCTCGCCACCCGGGGGATTGAACTCGACGGCGGCCGGATCACCATGCTGGCCAGCGCCCGGGTGTTCGGCTATGTCTTCAACCCGCTGTCCCTGTTCTGGTGCCACAACGCGGCGGGCGACCTGCGCTGTGTGGTCGCCGAGGTGCACAACACCTACGGCGAGCGTCACTGCTACGTTCTCGACACCGACGACGCCGGCCGGGCCAGCGTCCCGAAGGCGTTCTACGTTTCACCGTTCAACGACCTCCAGGGCGATTACCGGATGAAACTGCCCGAACCCGGCGAACGGCTCGCCGTCTCGATCGTCCTCGAACGCAACGGCCAGCAGCCCTTTATCGCCACCATGGACGGCAAACGCCACGCAGCCACCGCCCGGAACATCCTCGCTGCGGCGCTCGCGGTCCCGCTGGCACCGCTTCGCGTCACCTTGCAGATCCACTGGCAGGGCATCAAACTGTGGGCACGCCGCCTGCCGATCATCAAACGACCACACCACCCCTCACAGGAGGCAGTTCAGTGACATTGACAGAAGCGACCGGATCCGCCGCAGGGCGGGGACACGAGGCCGCCGCGGCCGCAGGCCTTGGCGCAGTTCCCGGCACTGTCCCCACTGACGCCCTCCCCGCGGGCCGCGTTCCCTACGCGGTGCCGCCGGCGCCGGACACCATTGACCCGGAGATCTGGCCCGGCATCGCCACTGTGCCCGCCAACCTCAAGGCCAACCTGGCCGGCCGCACCGCCGCCGCCATCTTCAAAGCCGCCGTCCGCCGGCTTCCCATCCAAGTCCGCTACCCGGACGGGACCGTACTGGGTAAAGCCATGCCGGCCGGCCACAGCGTTCCGGTCATGATCATCAACCGGCCCGGGGCCTTCGCTACCCGGCTGGGCGACGGCGGACTGATCGGCCTGGGCGAGTCTTACATGGCCGGTGACTGGGACGCCGAGGACCTCACGGCAGTCATGGAAGTGTTCGCCGCCCGGGTCGGAAGCCTGGTACCGGAACCCCTGCAGAAATTCCGCGCCCTGTACCTGCCGCGCCAGCCGCGGAAGGAACGCAACACCGAGAAGAACACCCGTTCCAACATCTCCCGGCACTACGACCTCTCCAATAAACTTTTCGCCTCGTTCCTGGACAGCACCATGACCTACTCCAGCGCGCTGTTCCCGGCAACCGGCGCGGCCCTGAAAAACGTTGACTGGGATTCCCTGGTTGACGCCCAGCAGGCCAAGATTGACCGCCTGCTGGACAAAGCCGGCGTCACGAAGGGAACCCGCGTGCTGGAAATCGGCACCGGCTGGGGTGAGCTCGCCCTGCGCGCCGCCGAACGCGGCGCCACCGTCTATTCCGTGACGCTCTCCAGCGAACAGCAGGAACTGGCCCGCCAGCGCGTGGCCGAAGCCGGTTACGCCGACGCCGTCAGTATTGACCTGAAGGACTACCGCGCCGTCGAGGGCGAGTTTGACGCCGTCGTCTCAGTGGAGATGATCGAGGCCGTCGGCTACGAATACTGGGCCACGTACTTCCAGACGATCGAACGTGTCCTCGCGCCGGGCGGCAAAGTGGCCATCCAGGCGATTACGATCGCTCACGACCGCTTGCTCGCCACCCGCTCCAGCTACACCTGGGTGCACAAGTACATCTTCCCCGGCGGCGTTATCCCGTCCGTCCGGGCCATCGAGGAGATCACGGAAAAGCAGACCGGACTCCGGGTCCGCGAACGCCTCGCTATGGGCGACCACTACGCGCAGACGCTGCGGCTGTGGGAGGAGCGCTTTATGGGACGCGCCGACGAGGTCCGGGCCATGGGCTTCGACGCGATCTTCCAGCGGATGTGGCTGTTCTACCTGTGCTACTCCCGCGCCGGGTTTGAGACCGGATACCTTGACGTCCAGCAGATCGTCCTGGACAAGGCGCCCGCCGCCGGGTACCGCGGCAAGGGTACCAAGGCATAGCGCGTTGCCCCGACGGCGCCCGGGCCACTGCCCGGGCGCCGGCCGGCAGCTGCATTATGAGGACCCAAGGCGGGCACCCCGGTGCCCGCCTTTTTCGTGTTCCGGACCACCGCCGGTGGTGTTGTGAACCACGACGGCGGCGCGCCGCGACACGCCGCCGCGGACACGACACGCGGGGCCATTAATTGTGGCTAAGTAGTCCACAGGGTGTGGATTACTCCGGCAGAAACTGCGCCAATCCGGGTGTTTTCCAGACCCTGTCCTGTGGATTAAAGGTGTGTTAAATGACATACTTGTAATACATCATCTAGGGGTCCAAGCGGGACTCTTGCACTACATGTAGTATCGAATTACAGTTCAAGCGGAACATCAGCGCGAGGCGGCCGGAGCGATCCGGCCACGGACGCCGCCCCCGCAGGCAAGGCCGTCACGGACAGAAAATCCCGTCCGGACCCGCCCGGCGAACACGCTGATACGACTGCTGGCAAGACCGATGATTCACCGCAAAAACGCTGTATCGAAGACTTCAACAAAGGGGACAGGGACCATGACCGTAACGGTTTACACGAAGCCGGCCTGTGTTCAGTGCAACGCAACCTACCGCGCGCTGGACAAGAAGGGCATCACCTATCAGAGTGTCGACATTTCCCAGGATGCCGAGGCGCTGGAACGCCTGAAGTCCCTGGGC includes:
- a CDS encoding DUF1365 domain-containing protein, which codes for MTTPAAIYRTSIAHVRHTPLKNAFTYSNYSWYVDIDHLPKLPRLLAPLAGIHAADHLGDPHGTLRGNVETFLATRGIELDGGRITMLASARVFGYVFNPLSLFWCHNAAGDLRCVVAEVHNTYGERHCYVLDTDDAGRASVPKAFYVSPFNDLQGDYRMKLPEPGERLAVSIVLERNGQQPFIATMDGKRHAATARNILAAALAVPLAPLRVTLQIHWQGIKLWARRLPIIKRPHHPSQEAVQ
- a CDS encoding LysR family transcriptional regulator, which gives rise to MINPVHLRTLVEVLRVGSFTAAATRLGYTASAVSQQMSALERDAGVVLFERSARSIHPTEAAVVMTRHATKVLTDIEALLAAASRTQEGTSQELRLGIFPSLATYVLPQLLQNPAWKKLGIDLRVSVAEPAQTIQGLRTGGEIDVALVYQVGQSGLAWPHTLDRQWIADDDFRVVLPAAWGIGTDSRVAADHLSDMPWIVHHPGTSDATVIERLFASCNLHPRVVAYSDDFHASLEMAAAGLGAALVPELALRHRPAGVVVLDVPEIRLARNVFALLINEKQTARVRLFVDLLADTMKHPAG
- a CDS encoding cyclopropane-fatty-acyl-phospholipid synthase family protein, encoding MTLTEATGSAAGRGHEAAAAAGLGAVPGTVPTDALPAGRVPYAVPPAPDTIDPEIWPGIATVPANLKANLAGRTAAAIFKAAVRRLPIQVRYPDGTVLGKAMPAGHSVPVMIINRPGAFATRLGDGGLIGLGESYMAGDWDAEDLTAVMEVFAARVGSLVPEPLQKFRALYLPRQPRKERNTEKNTRSNISRHYDLSNKLFASFLDSTMTYSSALFPATGAALKNVDWDSLVDAQQAKIDRLLDKAGVTKGTRVLEIGTGWGELALRAAERGATVYSVTLSSEQQELARQRVAEAGYADAVSIDLKDYRAVEGEFDAVVSVEMIEAVGYEYWATYFQTIERVLAPGGKVAIQAITIAHDRLLATRSSYTWVHKYIFPGGVIPSVRAIEEITEKQTGLRVRERLAMGDHYAQTLRLWEERFMGRADEVRAMGFDAIFQRMWLFYLCYSRAGFETGYLDVQQIVLDKAPAAGYRGKGTKA
- a CDS encoding DUF2004 domain-containing protein — its product is MSKVASQHFGQIELNHGRDHNFSAKHELAGQLLELDLNVDAHDHFDEAALHKVDYRLRFLPELVDQVREMIADELDEEGTSPQEYRHFHCNAIKPEQLQKVFGVTDTSQLTNEVFLKALKLGHVGIFPGQPERYFVLDFTLGSHFTDEVLVASADEDGVVDDEILWES